In Deltaproteobacteria bacterium, the genomic stretch AGAAGCCAGAACTTATTCAATGATTATTGCTCATGTATTAAAAACATTAGTGCCAGGAGATAAATTAAAAGAATTTATAGATACTACAAATACCCCTATTAAAAATTACAAAATAACTGAGAAATCTGATATTCTATTGTTTCAACGGGCCGCTTATTTACAAGATTTTGACGCCATTAAAAATGGAACGACGCCTGTTATTTTTAAGTTTCAAACTCGATTAGAAGAATTGCTAACCCTATACCATAACACTCTAAGTGGTTACAAAATAAAAGAAGTAATGGGCTCTAAAGGCAAAAACATCAAAGTCGTTGATTCAATTCAAGATGAAGTTAAAACGAATGAACTTTCAAAAAAATCTGATGAGCTTTTTAAAAGCATTGATGAAGATCTTGATAAAGTTATGACTCTGATTGCTGTGCCAAAGGAGAATAATAAGTCACACTCGGTAATTGCGTATGCAAAAGCTCAGTTAGCAAAAATATCAAAAGAGCTTCAGTATACCAATGAAATGATTAATCTTATGTCATTAAAGATAACAGAGCGAATACAAAAAGTTGTATCTAAAGAAGTTCAAGAGTCTCGAGAAGAGAGGGCTAAGCGTTTAGAGGAACAAGTTAAAAAAGATTGTAAGTCGAATCATTCAACTATTGGTTCAAAAGGAGGTTGTTAGATTATAATTGTCACCATGTCATTTTTTTAAACACCTAAAATGCCTAAAAAAGAAAAAGTCATAAGAGAAGATGGCATAAAAAATGTAACAACAGAAATGTAATAATAGAATTTAGAAAGTAAAAAACAAATTTAAAAAAAAGGAGAAAATATGATAAAAACATTAATTACGATTCTTGCCGGGATACTAATGGTAAGTGGAGCTTTCGCTGCTCCAAAAATAAGTGAAGTAAAAGAAAATCGAGAGAAAGCTTTAGAGCAATCTAAAGCAGCAACGACAGCGGAACAAAACAAAGAAGCAGAGCAGAAGTTGTACGAGTCTATAGTAGGTAAGGAAAATGCAACACCTGAAAAACTCGAGAAAATGAGATCGGTTTTGCCTGACGGTCAAATGAAGGCAGCTCTAGAGTCCTATGTGGAAGCTGGTAAGTCAAAAGACAGTGCGGCAATTAACGTTTCTGCGCAGGTAAGATATGTAATGAAAAAATATCTTTCTAGAGAAGTTACTGATATTAGCCTTTTAAAAGCATTTTTTGGAGCGGCACAAGTTGCTCTTGATCCTGCGAATAAAGGTGGCTCTGAGATTGTAACAAAAGTTGCCTCACAAATTAGAGATTTTTCGATTTATAAGAAAAATGGAATGAGTGATGAAGATGCGTCGCTGTTAGCGTTTATATCAAAAGTGTCTCCAATAGAAAATGCTACCCAAACTTTTGGATCTATTGATGCTGTTAAGAAGGCCGTTGGTGAGGACGCTTTGAATAAAAAAAGAGCAGAGCATGATGAATGGAAAAAAGATTGTGCGAAGGGAAAAGGGTAAAATTTTACAAAAATTTTGCTATAAGTAAAAGAAAAGGAACCAACTGATTTCAGTTGGTTCCTTTTCTTTATGGTGTATAGACTCATTAAAGCCAAAATGGTGTGCAACATGTTTGCATAATAATCAAAATAAATAAATTCTCAATTTTCAATTCTCAATTTTCACAGACTTAATCTTGATTTCTTCTGCTGGTTTGTCGGCCATGCCGGTTTTTGCTTTTGAGATAGCTTCTACGATTTCGTAGCCTTCAACAACTTCCCCCAAGATAGAGTGGCCCCCATTCAACCATGGAGTTGGTGCCACGGTGATAAAGTATTGAGAGCCGTTGGTATTGGGTCTGCCGATGTTGGCGCTGGACAATAGGCCTTTACGGTCGTGTTTCAAATCGGGATGGTATTCATCATTGACGTTGTAACCAGGACCGCCGGTACCGTTACCTAGGGGGCAACCAAATTGGACCATAAAATTGGGGATAACTCTGTGGAATATGGTGCCATCATAAAATGGGCGAGTGACTTTTTCTCTGGTTTTGGGGTCGACCCATTCTTTTGTACCTGAAGCTAGGCCTACAAAGTGGGCAACCATATTTGGCGCTTTATCTTGAAATAATTTAATTTTGAAATTTCCTGCAGTTGTTTCGAAAGCAGCTATCATTGGACCTCCGTAGGACTTCTTTATTTTGTTTTATGATTAGGAATATTATGATGATGAAAGTGGTTTTTAAACTCACCTTTGTTTTTTGTGGAGTGAAAACTAAAAGCCACCAAGAAAAAAGCTAAAAAATAAATATAAAGAATACTTCTTAATGAAGTTGATTTTTTTGGTTTCATATTGTGAATACATATATAGAGTATTTAGTCAGGTCAAGACTCGCCATGGCTTTTTCCATTTGAGACCGACAAAATTATCGAATTTTGGGATTTGGATCAGGTTATTCCAATCGACTCGTTCTTTCCTTTAAAAGAGCTTTATATTTTTCCTTCATATCTTCCGACAAAAAAGACCTATCAATCATTTCTATCCATGTGGGTAAAAAACTTAAAAGTCTTTTTGTTTCTTTTTCTACTTTTGCTTGTGGCAAAAATAGAGTTTGCTGTGCGAAATAAACAAGAAAATCTGCTTTAGTAAAGTTCTTCTTTTTGTCTGAAATACTTAGGGCCATTTCTTCATCCGAATGTGGATTAGCGATTTTTGAATTAGCAAAATCATACACGGGTGTGAGTTGCACTTTTTTAGCTTTTGTATATAAAGATATATTTTTTAAATGAAAATCTTCATTTCCTAAAAGAAAAGCTAGAATCACTCTTTGAAAAAGTTTAAAATTTTCTATAGTTGGAAAAGTGCAATGTTCCTCTATGGTCTCAACCACCTTTTCAAAACTGACATCATATTTAGTATCTCTGGAAGCGCCTATTAACTGCGAAAAATCTTCCATGGGAATTTTTTCTTTATTTGCACGATCAAATCTTTTGATTACATGGGATAAACTTTCATCCGAGCATTTTACTAATCCATGCCAGGGAATTTGAATTCCTGATATGGCCACCAAATGCATTGTTAAATCTTCATTTTCTGGGATCTGTGGATAATCACGTACTTGTGGTTTAAGTATATAGGTTCCATTACTTTCTACTTCTTTGAAAGCTTGTTCTTTTTCAGATAAAATAACACTGAATTTTGGTTGAACTCCTTGAATAGAAATTTTTTTAATCATTTTACGTGCTATTTCTATTTGCTCT encodes the following:
- a CDS encoding peptidylprolyl isomerase, yielding MIAAFETTAGNFKIKLFQDKAPNMVAHFVGLASGTKEWVDPKTREKVTRPFYDGTIFHRVIPNFMVQFGCPLGNGTGGPGYNVNDEYHPDLKHDRKGLLSSANIGRPNTNGSQYFITVAPTPWLNGGHSILGEVVEGYEIVEAISKAKTGMADKPAEEIKIKSVKIEN
- a CDS encoding HipA domain-containing protein; its protein translation is MIKKISIQGVQPKFSVILSEKEQAFKEVESNGTYILKPQVRDYPQIPENEDLTMHLVAISGIQIPWHGLVKCSDESLSHVIKRFDRANKEKIPMEDFSQLIGASRDTKYDVSFEKVVETIEEHCTFPTIENFKLFQRVILAFLLGNEDFHLKNISLYTKAKKVQLTPVYDFANSKIANPHSDEEMALSISDKKKNFTKADFLVYFAQQTLFLPQAKVEKETKRLLSFLPTWIEMIDRSFLSEDMKEKYKALLKERTSRLE